One stretch of Arachis duranensis cultivar V14167 chromosome 1, aradu.V14167.gnm2.J7QH, whole genome shotgun sequence DNA includes these proteins:
- the LOC107464311 gene encoding protein SRG1, whose product MAPVPISSIKVGHIDDVQELRKNRTKTIPERFVRDMSERPTPAMTLSPPSSGMPVIDFSKLTKGNSEQIQSETLKLAYACESWGFFQVLNHEVDLTLMEIMEKSSREFFMLPLEEKQKYQMAPGTVQGYGQAFVFSEDQKLDWCNMFALGIEPQFIRNPNLWPKKPATFSETVEVYSREMRKVCQNLLKYIGLGLGLEGDVFEKMFGEAVQAIRMNYYPPCSRPDLVLGLSPHSDGSALTVLQQAKGSPVGLQILKDQTWLPLQLIPNALLINIGDTIEVLTNGKYKSVEHRAVAHKDKDRLSIVTFYAPSYEVELSPMQEFVDEKNTCKYRRYNHGEYSKHYVTNKLQGKKTLDFAKI is encoded by the exons ATGGCTCCAGTGCCCATTTCTTCTATCAAAGTTGGGCACATTGATGATGTCCAAGAACTAAGAAAAAATAGAACTAAGACCATTCCTGAAAGATTTGTAAGAGATATGAGTGAGAGACCAACACCTGCTATGACACTCTCACCACCATCTTCTGGCATGCCTGTCATTGATTTCTCTAAGCTCACCAAAGGGAACAGTGAACAAATCCAAAGTGAAACTCTGAAGCTTGCATATGCTTGTGAAAGTTGGGGTTTTTTTCAg GTACTTAATCATGAGGTTGACCTGACATTGATGGAAATCATGGAGAAAAGTAGTAGGGAATTTTTTATGCTTCCTTTGgaagaaaaacagaaataccagATGGCTCCTGGTACAGTCCAAGGTTATGGCCAGGCTTTTGTTTTCTCAGAGGACCAGAAGTTGGATTGGTGCAACATGTTTGCTCTTGGAATTGAACCTCAGTTTATAAGGAATCCAAATCTATGGCCAAAGAAGCCAGCCACATTTAG TGAAACAGTGGAAGTGTATTCAAGAGAAATGAGAAAAGTATGCCAGAATCTGCTGAAATACATAGGATTAGGCCTAGGCTTGGAAGGGGATGTGTTTGAGAAGATGTTTGGTGAGGCAGTACAAGCAATAAGGATGAATTATTACCCTCCATGTTCAAGACCTGACCTTGTTTTAGGCCTAAGTCCTCACTCAGATGGAAGTGCCCTTACTGTTCTGCAGCAAGCTAAGGGAAGCCCTGTGGGACTTCAAATTCTCAAGGATCAAACATGGCTGCCTCTTCAACTCATCCCAAATGCCTTGCTCATTAACATTGGAGACACCATAGAA GTTCTAACAAATGGAAAATACAAGAGTGTAGAGCATAGAGCTGTGGCTCATAAAGACAAAGATAGGCTCTCAATTGTGACATTTTATGCTCCAAGCTATGAAGTGGAGCTAAGTCCAATGCAAGAATTTGTGGATGAAAAAAACACATGCAAGTATAGAAGATACAATCATGGAGAGTACAGCAAACATTATGTAACAAACAAGTTGCAGGGAAAAAAGACATTGGACTTCgcaaaaatctaa